TATCATTTTTAATGTTTGTGGGTGCTTCTCCTTCGTCAACTGGTGGTGGAATTAGAACAACGACATTGTCACTAGTTATTATTACTATTTTTTCAATGATGATAGGTAAAAATTCTACTCATGCTTTTAAGAAAAAAATTAAAGATTCAACTATTACACAAGCTTTTGTTGTATTTTGTTGATCAATTATTTTAATTACTTTATGTTGAATAATTTTAGTAACATCATTTAAAAAATATGGTGGTAATATACCAAGTGATACTCATGATAGCACAAGAACATACAATATGATAGACTTATTATTCGAGGTTACATCAGCCTTTGGAACTACTGGTTTTTCCACAGGAATTACGAATAAATTAAATTTTGCTAGTCAATTTACAATTGTTTTTTTAATGTTTATTGGACAGTTAGGAATTTCATCAACAATTTTAATTTGAGGAAATCATAACTTTAAAGTTAGAAAAATAGAATATATAGAAGAAGATATATTAATTGGATAAAGGAGTTTTTTTTATGCCGCTTTGACTTAATATTATTTTAATAAATTTATCTGCGTTAGTAGTAGGATATTTAATTGGTTCTATAAATATATCTATTATATTAACTAAACTTAAGTATAAAAAAGATATAAGAGAACAGGGTTCGAATAATGCTGGCTCTACAAATGTTTTAAGAGTACATGGTACAAAAGTTGCACTTCCTATTTTTATATTTGATATTTTAAAAAGTTTTTTTTGTCTAATGTTTTTTGCTTTATTACAAAAACATTTAAACAATAATATTGCTTTTAAATATATTATTCCACAATTTTCAGCTTTAGGTGCAGTTGTAGGTCATATATGACCAATTTATTTTAATTTTAAAGGTGGAAAAGGTGCCGCTTGTTTACTAGGTGCATTTCTAGGAATTAACATCATTATTGTAATTATAGGAATAATTATTTTCCTTACTATTGTTTTGACAACTAAATATGTTTCATTAGGTTCAATAGTTGCACCATTTATTT
This Mesomycoplasma neurolyticum DNA region includes the following protein-coding sequences:
- the plsY gene encoding glycerol-3-phosphate 1-O-acyltransferase PlsY; its protein translation is MPLWLNIILINLSALVVGYLIGSINISIILTKLKYKKDIREQGSNNAGSTNVLRVHGTKVALPIFIFDILKSFFCLMFFALLQKHLNNNIAFKYIIPQFSALGAVVGHIWPIYFNFKGGKGAACLLGAFLGINIIIVIIGIIIFLTIVLTTKYVSLGSIVAPFILIMLSFIPWIIMGPLGYLNWQDKYTLYWINTLILLVSYIFVVYSHKANIVRLLNKKENKLSLKRK